A genome region from Alphaproteobacteria bacterium includes the following:
- a CDS encoding ImmA/IrrE family metallo-endopeptidase, with the protein MNDIASALSTITSHQAAAPVKLSPIVEELGIKLYGVSNWPNGISGMLKKDASARSGFAIYVNTQHPHVRQRFTIAHELAHYILHRDQIGDGITDDALYRSGLSNWVEAAANKQAADILMPWHLINRAIDAGASTLPELAALFEVSVSAMAIRLGVPNES; encoded by the coding sequence ATGAATGACATTGCTAGCGCTCTTAGCACAATTACCAGCCATCAAGCTGCTGCACCCGTTAAACTATCCCCGATAGTTGAAGAATTGGGGATTAAGTTGTATGGCGTATCAAACTGGCCAAATGGTATATCTGGCATGTTAAAGAAAGACGCGTCAGCGCGATCGGGTTTTGCAATTTACGTGAATACTCAGCATCCGCATGTTAGACAAAGATTCACAATCGCCCACGAACTCGCCCATTACATCCTGCACAGAGATCAAATCGGTGACGGAATTACTGACGATGCCTTATATCGTAGCGGGCTTAGCAATTGGGTTGAGGCCGCCGCAAACAAACAAGCTGCCGATATATTAATGCCTTGGCATTTGATCAACAGGGCAATCGATGCAGGAGCTTCCACTTTACCTGAACTTGCAGCTTTATTTGAGGTTTCAGTTAGTGCGATGGCTATACGATTAGGTGTTCCCAATGAATCCTAA
- a CDS encoding helix-turn-helix transcriptional regulator — protein MHNLIRETLENSPHLTQRGLAERMGVNPAAVNRMLHGQRKIMAEEIPIIEAYLGLRLDLQYLQEAPRPGTRRGFSDNAATPFEAPVPVYGYAAGSDDVAKKGTSGLNLSNGDIVDWVARHPALNGIKDAFGIYVFSDSMEPRYFRGELIYVHPGRPPEVNKDCVIEMKNGDAFIKRLVKLGESKIRVRQFNPPLETDVSLKEVQALYSVIGRG, from the coding sequence TTGCACAATCTGATTCGCGAAACGCTTGAAAATTCCCCCCACCTCACGCAGCGGGGGCTGGCGGAACGCATGGGCGTCAATCCGGCAGCGGTCAACCGCATGCTGCACGGCCAGCGCAAGATCATGGCCGAAGAAATTCCGATCATCGAGGCGTATCTTGGCCTCCGGCTCGACCTGCAATATCTGCAGGAAGCGCCGCGCCCCGGCACGCGCCGCGGTTTTTCCGACAACGCCGCAACGCCGTTCGAAGCGCCCGTGCCCGTCTATGGCTATGCGGCGGGCAGCGACGATGTGGCGAAAAAAGGCACATCCGGCCTGAACCTGTCGAACGGCGATATCGTCGATTGGGTCGCGCGCCATCCCGCGCTGAACGGCATCAAGGACGCGTTCGGCATTTACGTGTTTTCGGATTCCATGGAACCGCGCTATTTCCGTGGTGAATTGATTTACGTCCATCCCGGCCGCCCGCCGGAGGTGAACAAGGACTGCGTCATCGAAATGAAAAACGGCGACGCCTTCATCAAGCGCCTTGTGAAGCTGGGCGAGTCCAAAATCCGCGTGCGCCAGTTCAACCCGCCGCTCGAAACCGACGTCTCGCTGAAAGAAGTGCAGGCGCTCTATTCCGTGATCGGGCGCGGGTAA
- a CDS encoding ankyrin repeat domain-containing protein, which produces MAVPDIADNDGVTPLMRAARDNQSSAIAEMVAEGHNINATDNDGNSALIHAASNGAEEAVLMLMHHKADLTATDPNGQTALIMAARVSMQLVVERWATMGGPMDAQEKDTGQTALMAAAAMNDVWAACRLVEAGADFEKLTDKNGETGITLAKQNFTSRDFTFFMNAVNLRHAAEQAALQAAAAVQKQREDDIANSTGTLTHPVSAPKTASFRPKSPRHTG; this is translated from the coding sequence ATGGCTGTTCCCGATATCGCAGATAACGACGGCGTGACGCCGCTGATGCGCGCGGCGCGCGACAATCAATCCAGCGCGATTGCGGAGATGGTGGCGGAGGGCCACAACATCAACGCAACCGATAACGACGGAAATTCCGCGCTGATCCATGCCGCCAGCAACGGGGCGGAGGAAGCGGTGCTGATGCTGATGCACCACAAGGCAGATTTGACCGCTACCGACCCGAACGGGCAGACTGCGCTGATCATGGCCGCGCGCGTCAGCATGCAGCTGGTCGTGGAGCGCTGGGCGACAATGGGCGGCCCCATGGATGCGCAGGAAAAGGACACCGGCCAAACCGCGCTGATGGCGGCGGCGGCGATGAACGATGTCTGGGCGGCCTGCCGCCTTGTCGAGGCAGGCGCGGATTTTGAAAAGCTGACCGATAAAAACGGCGAAACCGGCATCACGCTGGCGAAGCAAAATTTCACCAGCCGCGATTTCACCTTTTTCATGAACGCGGTCAACCTGCGCCATGCCGCAGAACAGGCCGCCCTGCAAGCCGCTGCCGCCGTGCAAAAGCAGCGCGAAGACGATATCGCGAACAGCACAGGCACGCTGACCCATCCGGTATCCGCCCCCAAAACCGCCAGTTTCCGGCCTAAAAGCCCGCGACACACCGGCTAA
- a CDS encoding OsmC family protein: MSSDGVGKFTQTVTAGKHTFKTDEPVSVGGLDSAPNPYEELLAALGSCTAMKVRREANVKGYSLDDVSITLDHAKVDAGGGKKIDVIGRSIKLQGNLTEEQRLDLLAAANRCPLMQTLTKGPHVTTALVESFSPPARNDAPAAPRP, from the coding sequence GTGTCGTCGGATGGTGTCGGCAAATTCACGCAAACGGTCACGGCTGGCAAGCATACCTTTAAAACCGACGAACCCGTTTCCGTGGGCGGGCTTGATTCCGCGCCGAACCCGTACGAAGAACTGCTGGCGGCGCTGGGTTCCTGCACCGCGATGAAAGTGCGCCGCGAGGCGAATGTGAAGGGCTACAGCCTTGACGACGTGTCGATCACGCTCGACCATGCAAAGGTCGATGCCGGCGGCGGCAAGAAAATCGACGTTATCGGCCGCAGCATTAAATTGCAGGGCAACCTGACCGAAGAACAGCGCCTTGACCTGCTGGCGGCCGCCAACCGCTGCCCCCTGATGCAGACGCTGACCAAGGGCCCGCATGTGACGACGGCGCTGGTGGAATCTTTCTCCCCTCCGGCCCGTAACGACGCGCCAGCAGCGCCGCGCCCGTAA
- a CDS encoding DUF3592 domain-containing protein codes for MFAKSPVSPPVSLAFGAAMLFAAFFFGEKQLTLLQDGKHISGTIARIHWQEENVDGRPCCKYYPVIDFTDSTGAKITFTADRGSAYPDKFKAGDSMPVVYLQSDPGLTAQIDTGYDALFVPGIFAVFGLLFLLGGLPKQQSETL; via the coding sequence ATGTTCGCCAAATCACCGGTATCCCCGCCGGTATCGCTTGCCTTTGGCGCGGCCATGCTGTTCGCGGCATTTTTCTTCGGCGAAAAACAGCTCACGCTGCTGCAGGACGGCAAGCATATTTCCGGCACAATCGCGCGCATCCATTGGCAGGAAGAAAATGTCGACGGCCGCCCCTGCTGCAAATATTATCCCGTGATCGATTTTACCGACAGTACGGGCGCAAAAATTACCTTCACCGCCGACCGGGGCAGCGCGTATCCCGATAAATTCAAGGCAGGCGATTCAATGCCGGTCGTGTATCTGCAATCCGACCCCGGCCTGACGGCGCAGATCGACACCGGTTACGACGCGCTGTTCGTGCCGGGCATTTTCGCCGTGTTCGGATTACTGTTCCTGCTGGGCGGGCTGCCCAAACAGCAAAGCGAGACGCTGTAA
- a CDS encoding DUF3592 domain-containing protein, whose protein sequence is MEPNIEKSFFDILSHLTGAFTQTGYIIGGTICLLLGGVILADWLRWKVKADEVEATITGLRQRGIIYYPVYRYMLDGVEQEATSNSGSSSTRGQETGKQVMIQVMRHDPGRAQPARAIIWPLVGLLLAAPGLWLVYTAFTAFEVNGFTWATLAVLAIMSFNRFRRSIIPKNQRLSVEEWRMQRRSEIDLLPVQTAEDVRQSPSAQAEQARYAKQAKITAPLMLLLGAAAIGGALYLGSGTLDMMGAEKAQGEVIQLASNGEGNYQAVVKFTADGRDITFRDSIASHPPLYDEGEKVDVLYKKDNAEGSAVIDRGILNWLLPGGLGIIGLLLLLGGLKQMPRQRDEVL, encoded by the coding sequence ATGGAACCGAATATCGAAAAATCGTTCTTCGACATATTGTCGCACCTGACCGGCGCGTTCACGCAGACGGGATATATCATCGGCGGCACGATCTGCCTGTTGCTGGGCGGCGTGATACTGGCCGACTGGCTGCGCTGGAAGGTGAAGGCCGACGAGGTGGAAGCCACGATCACCGGCCTGCGCCAGCGCGGCATCATTTATTATCCCGTCTATCGCTATATGCTGGACGGCGTGGAGCAGGAGGCGACATCGAACAGCGGCTCAAGCTCCACCCGCGGGCAGGAAACCGGCAAACAGGTGATGATACAGGTCATGCGCCACGATCCCGGCCGCGCCCAGCCCGCGCGCGCCATCATCTGGCCGCTAGTGGGGCTGCTGCTGGCGGCGCCCGGATTGTGGCTTGTCTATACCGCCTTCACCGCGTTCGAAGTGAACGGATTCACCTGGGCGACGCTGGCCGTGCTGGCGATCATGAGCTTCAACCGTTTCCGCCGCAGCATCATCCCGAAAAACCAGCGCCTGTCGGTCGAGGAATGGCGCATGCAGCGCCGCAGCGAGATTGACCTGCTGCCCGTGCAGACGGCGGAGGATGTGCGCCAGTCGCCGTCGGCGCAGGCGGAGCAGGCGCGCTATGCGAAACAGGCCAAAATAACAGCACCTCTGATGCTGCTGCTGGGCGCGGCGGCAATTGGCGGCGCGCTTTATCTGGGCAGCGGCACGCTCGACATGATGGGCGCCGAAAAGGCACAGGGGGAAGTCATCCAGCTGGCATCAAACGGCGAGGGAAATTACCAGGCCGTCGTGAAATTCACAGCGGATGGCCGCGACATTACTTTCCGCGACAGCATCGCCAGCCACCCGCCGTTGTATGACGAGGGTGAAAAGGTGGATGTGTTGTATAAAAAAGACAACGCGGAGGGCAGCGCCGTCATCGACCGCGGCATTTTGAACTGGCTGCTGCCGGGCGGGCTTGGAATCATCGGCCTGCTGTTGTTGCTGGGCGGGCTCAAGCAGATGCCGCGCCAGCGCGACGAGGTGCTGTGA
- a CDS encoding histidine triad nucleotide-binding protein, which produces MAYDNNNIFAKILRGDIPAKKIYEDDFAVAFHDISPQAPSHILVIPRGAYVGMDDFTAKASPEEIAGLFRALGNVARQEKLDETGYRVISNCGINGGQEVPHLHLHLLGGRRLGRMVQPAE; this is translated from the coding sequence ATGGCTTACGACAACAACAATATCTTCGCAAAAATCCTGCGCGGCGACATTCCCGCGAAAAAGATTTACGAGGATGATTTCGCCGTCGCCTTCCACGATATCAGCCCGCAGGCGCCCAGCCATATCCTTGTGATCCCGCGCGGCGCTTATGTCGGCATGGATGATTTCACCGCCAAGGCATCGCCCGAAGAAATCGCTGGCCTGTTCCGCGCCCTTGGCAATGTCGCGCGGCAGGAAAAGCTCGATGAAACCGGATACCGCGTGATTTCGAACTGCGGGATCAACGGCGGGCAGGAAGTGCCGCATCTCCACCTGCACCTGCTGGGCGGCCGCCGGCTGGGGCGGATGGTACAGCCTGCCGAGTAA
- a CDS encoding ATP-dependent Clp protease ATP-binding subunit, with product MAIDENFTGFKYLLDAGNSRQYAVRYEDGSAKSPLQVFAQDQREAGFGKNERIFAFDDDSQHSVGADGKVLLNTTAYQINTNDEGRPSKLLQVDVSYELQFAVKNGKPEGTYVLTAASKEGVEEMGLDANFPTTFKADLDPSDPGLIKGPNGNFKVSPALVQHLPFPPHQDGSAFIARMSVQQNPTTQEPKVLPKNPSTTFNGSANGNPAKPQPPKNPKITDAALEQALREYTEDLTEKAKNGKLDPVVGRDDETKNTLRILSRRKQASVAFTGDAGVGKTAMFSAISQAIVDKSPDVPESLEGARVLQMDIQKMLAGAKFRGQFEERLKPIIDGLQEREGWFKGQKIIIAIDEIHNQLGAGKNGDDAGSAGNMMKPFLVSRGISVMGTTTGEEYRKHIEKDPALARRFQQMVLGQPNREATLFITEKLWPGIKAHHGITEDISKKDLEYIVDMTNRYAPAISQPSKAETALDDAAANAKQRHSNVLERQDIVAAVAQMSKLSVDFLSQNDSDRFLKMEKELPEQVLGQPGIQRVVDGLIGSRSGLSDPNQPWAAFVFQGPTGTGKTELSKALARYLFGDEGALIQLNMGDYAEKHTVSRLIGAPPGYVGFEDSEPALTERIRQRPYSILLLDEIEKAHPDVFNVLLPVLNDGVMTDNHGKKVLFNNVIVVMTTNLGAKEAMAYLNGGSGGDFGIDTASNGRTATAEEQEEKLSGIYAKKRKEFFRPEMINRIEELGGFVTFIPLAQEVITKLVSREIEKVNKRLSDPTGALALNPSLKDVTIEVGADARIQLAAEGYKPDMGARPLRKVVREKISNPLGKWLMANKENIAEFVEKNGPAKIVINKLPTKESGFEPELVATTVTAEVSNDNKAQAAAPAKKNKRGAPTL from the coding sequence ATGGCAATCGACGAAAACTTTACAGGCTTTAAATACCTGCTGGATGCCGGCAACTCGCGCCAGTACGCGGTGCGTTATGAAGACGGCAGCGCCAAGTCCCCGCTGCAAGTATTCGCGCAAGACCAGCGCGAAGCGGGTTTCGGCAAAAACGAGCGCATCTTTGCGTTCGATGACGACAGCCAGCACAGCGTTGGCGCCGACGGCAAGGTCCTCCTGAACACGACCGCCTACCAGATCAACACCAACGACGAAGGCCGCCCCAGCAAGCTGCTGCAGGTCGACGTTTCCTATGAACTGCAATTCGCCGTGAAAAACGGCAAGCCCGAAGGCACCTATGTGCTGACCGCCGCGTCGAAAGAAGGCGTGGAAGAAATGGGCCTGGATGCAAACTTCCCCACGACCTTCAAGGCGGATCTCGATCCGTCCGATCCCGGCCTGATCAAGGGCCCGAACGGCAACTTCAAGGTTTCCCCCGCCCTTGTGCAGCACCTGCCCTTCCCGCCCCATCAGGACGGTTCGGCATTCATCGCGCGCATGAGCGTCCAGCAGAACCCGACCACGCAAGAGCCCAAAGTGCTGCCGAAGAACCCCAGCACGACCTTCAACGGTTCCGCAAACGGCAACCCCGCGAAGCCCCAGCCCCCGAAAAATCCGAAAATCACGGATGCGGCGCTGGAACAGGCTCTGCGCGAATATACCGAAGACCTGACCGAGAAAGCCAAGAACGGCAAGCTCGATCCCGTCGTCGGCCGCGATGACGAAACCAAAAACACGCTGCGCATCCTCTCGCGCCGCAAACAGGCATCGGTTGCCTTCACCGGCGACGCCGGCGTTGGTAAAACGGCCATGTTCTCCGCCATTTCGCAAGCGATCGTCGACAAGAGCCCGGACGTTCCGGAATCCCTCGAAGGCGCGCGCGTCCTGCAGATGGACATCCAGAAAATGCTGGCGGGCGCGAAATTCCGCGGCCAGTTCGAAGAACGCCTGAAGCCCATCATTGACGGCCTGCAAGAGCGCGAAGGTTGGTTCAAAGGCCAGAAGATCATCATCGCGATCGACGAGATCCACAACCAGCTCGGCGCCGGCAAGAACGGCGACGATGCAGGCTCGGCCGGCAACATGATGAAACCCTTCCTCGTTTCCCGCGGTATTTCCGTGATGGGCACGACGACGGGCGAAGAATACCGCAAGCACATCGAAAAAGATCCCGCGCTTGCACGCCGCTTCCAGCAGATGGTTCTGGGCCAGCCCAACCGCGAAGCGACGCTGTTCATCACCGAAAAACTGTGGCCGGGCATCAAGGCTCACCACGGCATCACCGAAGACATCTCGAAAAAAGACCTCGAGTATATCGTCGACATGACCAACCGCTACGCGCCTGCGATCTCGCAGCCGTCGAAAGCGGAAACGGCGCTCGATGACGCTGCCGCAAACGCAAAACAGCGCCACAGCAACGTGCTGGAACGCCAGGATATCGTCGCGGCCGTCGCGCAGATGTCGAAACTCTCGGTCGACTTCCTGAGCCAGAACGACAGCGACCGCTTCCTGAAGATGGAAAAAGAGCTGCCCGAGCAAGTCCTCGGCCAGCCTGGCATCCAGCGCGTCGTCGACGGCCTGATCGGCTCGCGCTCCGGCCTTTCGGATCCGAACCAGCCCTGGGCTGCTTTCGTGTTCCAGGGCCCGACGGGTACCGGTAAAACCGAACTCAGCAAGGCGCTTGCCCGTTACCTGTTTGGTGACGAAGGCGCCCTGATCCAGCTGAACATGGGCGATTATGCCGAGAAACACACCGTTTCCCGCCTGATCGGTGCACCTCCCGGCTATGTGGGCTTCGAAGATTCCGAACCCGCCCTGACGGAACGCATCCGCCAGCGCCCCTACTCGATCCTGCTGCTCGACGAAATCGAGAAAGCGCACCCCGACGTGTTTAACGTCCTGCTGCCCGTCCTGAACGACGGCGTCATGACCGACAACCACGGCAAAAAAGTGCTCTTCAACAACGTGATCGTCGTCATGACCACCAACCTGGGCGCGAAGGAAGCTATGGCTTACCTGAACGGTGGCTCGGGCGGTGATTTCGGCATCGACACCGCTTCCAACGGCCGCACCGCGACCGCGGAAGAGCAGGAAGAAAAACTGTCGGGCATCTACGCGAAGAAACGCAAAGAGTTCTTCCGCCCCGAGATGATCAACCGTATCGAGGAACTGGGCGGTTTCGTCACGTTCATCCCGCTCGCGCAGGAAGTCATCACGAAACTGGTCAGCCGCGAAATCGAGAAGGTCAACAAACGCCTGTCCGACCCGACCGGCGCACTGGCCCTGAACCCCTCGCTGAAAGACGTCACCATCGAAGTGGGCGCAGACGCGCGCATCCAGCTGGCGGCCGAAGGCTACAAGCCGGATATGGGCGCACGCCCGCTGCGCAAAGTGGTTCGCGAGAAAATCTCGAACCCGCTCGGCAAGTGGCTCATGGCCAACAAGGAAAACATCGCGGAGTTCGTCGAGAAAAACGGCCCTGCGAAGATCGTCATCAACAAGCTGCCCACCAAGGAGTCGGGCTTCGAGCCGGAACTGGTCGCGACGACCGTCACCGCCGAAGTGTCGAACGACAACAAGGCACAGGCAGCAGCACCCGCGAAAAAGAACAAGCGCGGCGCGCCGACGCTCTAA
- a CDS encoding GNAT family N-acetyltransferase — protein sequence MKALEHAHVTIEIMDKLSPADLNDLCDSTDAAIEAGGGFGWINLPAREVLERYWKGVLVVPERHLLLARIDGMVCGAAQLVEPSRHNEAQAFSAQILASFVAPWARGHGAGRKLVEMAEKLATEMGYKTIQLDVRETQTAAIALYEQMGYRRWGTNPAYAMIDGKLIAGHFYTKSLNPIPAPKAV from the coding sequence ATGAAAGCACTCGAACACGCCCACGTCACCATCGAGATCATGGACAAGCTGTCGCCGGCCGACCTGAACGACCTGTGCGATTCCACCGATGCCGCCATCGAAGCGGGCGGCGGTTTCGGCTGGATCAACCTGCCGGCGCGCGAAGTTCTGGAGCGGTACTGGAAGGGCGTGCTGGTGGTGCCGGAGCGTCATTTATTGCTGGCGCGCATCGACGGCATGGTCTGCGGCGCGGCGCAGCTGGTCGAGCCGTCCCGCCATAACGAGGCGCAGGCTTTCAGCGCGCAGATCCTCGCTTCCTTCGTCGCCCCCTGGGCGCGCGGACATGGCGCGGGCCGCAAACTGGTCGAAATGGCGGAGAAGCTGGCGACCGAAATGGGTTACAAAACCATCCAGCTGGACGTGCGGGAGACACAAACCGCCGCCATCGCCCTGTACGAGCAGATGGGATACCGCCGCTGGGGCACGAATCCGGCCTATGCCATGATCGACGGCAAGCTGATTGCAGGGCATTTCTACACGAAATCCCTGAACCCGATCCCCGCCCCGAAGGCCGTCTGA
- a CDS encoding ankyrin repeat domain-containing protein, which translates to MKGRKPTTSKFRRAFVIAAAVLGFGAGTATLDNIPKDPVTDTAIVLNDGAYNQTGINISPSDQMWKHTLSMRSQSSIESELMAAASSGDSWRVQAIFDNGAVSGRSGIATDALSQAAYFGHADVVKTLLSNSVDPTANDGAAMLAAIRGGNSEIAIQLMDLGVRADVQNNEALLLASFRGDYYMVYTLLDRGADPRSNDAASLTYAKMFGYDGVASMLQTSIDTKNAIDLQANTYSPSSSFGTLPDGTQSPFPNWQYRGPGFSPGPF; encoded by the coding sequence ATGAAAGGCCGTAAACCCACCACCTCGAAATTCCGCCGCGCCTTTGTCATCGCCGCCGCCGTTCTGGGCTTTGGCGCCGGCACGGCCACGCTCGACAACATTCCGAAAGATCCGGTGACCGATACCGCCATCGTGCTGAACGACGGCGCATACAACCAGACGGGCATCAACATTTCCCCGTCCGACCAGATGTGGAAACACACGCTGTCCATGCGTTCGCAAAGCAGCATTGAATCGGAACTGATGGCGGCAGCATCGTCGGGCGACAGCTGGCGTGTGCAGGCGATTTTCGACAACGGCGCGGTTTCGGGCCGTTCCGGCATCGCAACAGACGCGCTGTCGCAGGCCGCCTATTTCGGGCATGCGGATGTGGTGAAAACCCTGCTCAGCAACAGCGTCGATCCGACCGCCAATGACGGCGCGGCGATGCTGGCGGCGATCCGCGGCGGCAATTCCGAAATCGCGATCCAGTTGATGGATCTGGGCGTGCGCGCCGATGTGCAGAACAACGAGGCGCTGCTGCTGGCGTCGTTCCGCGGCGATTATTACATGGTCTATACGCTGCTGGACCGCGGTGCCGACCCGCGCAGCAACGATGCGGCGTCGCTGACCTATGCGAAAATGTTCGGTTATGACGGCGTGGCATCGATGCTGCAGACATCCATCGACACCAAAAACGCGATCGACCTGCAGGCGAACACCTACAGCCCGTCGTCGTCCTTCGGCACTCTGCCGGACGGCACGCAAAGCCCGTTCCCCAACTGGCAGTACCGCGGGCCCGGTTTCAGCCCCGGTCCTTTCTAA
- a CDS encoding ankyrin repeat domain-containing protein, protein MSIEVFDGSPRDVPRPQQQAAPVRAMTQEEQGVLDKLLIEAVANRDLAHIEAYVQKGANVNVGAGEVGRNIFRNGSNDYYSASAPLVHLMYAKGLKTDIADFLIAEGADIDSKDSRGNTMLMLAAKAGDLEAARYFVSKGADVFSKNYYGEIVLDVARNLHPGHHQRRQQVLDVLVGALPDMLRPDMAGGKPVTEDVIAAANENKPEKPRVAPRTASFGKTAAPKKPGNKLNL, encoded by the coding sequence ATGTCGATAGAAGTTTTTGATGGCAGCCCCCGCGATGTCCCGCGCCCGCAGCAGCAGGCCGCGCCCGTGCGGGCGATGACGCAGGAAGAACAGGGCGTTCTGGACAAACTGCTGATCGAGGCTGTTGCCAACCGCGACCTGGCGCATATCGAGGCTTATGTGCAAAAGGGCGCGAATGTGAATGTCGGCGCGGGCGAGGTCGGCCGCAATATCTTCCGCAACGGGTCGAACGATTACTATTCCGCCAGCGCGCCGCTTGTTCATTTGATGTATGCGAAGGGCCTGAAAACCGACATCGCCGATTTCCTGATCGCCGAAGGCGCGGATATCGACAGCAAGGACTCGCGCGGCAACACGATGCTGATGCTGGCGGCCAAGGCCGGCGATCTGGAGGCCGCCAGATATTTCGTGTCGAAGGGCGCGGATGTGTTTTCAAAAAATTACTATGGCGAGATCGTGCTGGATGTCGCGCGCAACCTGCATCCCGGCCATCACCAGAGGCGCCAGCAGGTGCTGGACGTGCTGGTGGGCGCGCTGCCCGACATGCTGCGCCCCGACATGGCCGGCGGCAAGCCCGTGACCGAAGATGTCATCGCGGCCGCCAATGAAAACAAGCCGGAAAAGCCGCGCGTCGCGCCGCGCACCGCCAGCTTCGGCAAAACCGCCGCGCCGAAAAAACCCGGCAACAAGCTGAACCTGTAG
- a CDS encoding ankyrin repeat domain-containing protein, with protein MAEPDSTNPEQRRIVNENLLQAVDKYDSDIMNLCLQKGADINTRNADGRTPLMIAVWKDNASLVRFILSKQPDLFLKDNSGETAYDLIKRVNNAETRRTITVIMLQALPNAPPMANPTVDDVIALAEAQAARSPAAKEHISAPKTASFGNKPPPKPKTGFSI; from the coding sequence ATGGCAGAACCGGACAGCACGAACCCCGAACAGCGCCGCATCGTGAACGAAAACCTGCTGCAGGCGGTCGATAAATATGATTCCGACATCATGAATCTGTGCCTGCAAAAGGGCGCCGACATCAACACGCGCAACGCGGACGGACGCACGCCGCTGATGATCGCGGTGTGGAAAGACAACGCTTCGCTGGTGCGGTTTATCCTCTCCAAGCAGCCGGATTTGTTCCTCAAGGATAACAGCGGTGAAACGGCCTATGACCTGATCAAAAGGGTCAATAACGCGGAAACGCGCCGCACGATCACCGTCATCATGCTGCAGGCGCTGCCGAATGCGCCGCCGATGGCGAACCCCACGGTTGATGACGTGATCGCTCTCGCCGAGGCGCAGGCCGCCAGATCACCTGCCGCGAAGGAACACATATCCGCCCCAAAAACGGCCAGCTTCGGCAACAAGCCGCCGCCCAAGCCCAAAACCGGTTTTTCGATTTAA
- a CDS encoding ankyrin repeat domain-containing protein, whose amino-acid sequence MFGFNSAAKRQEKSNAALFDAIARGSVTAVSAALDAGADIDATDRWGRGVIANAVEGNRPYMIQELVYRGAQIEARDTHGRTPLHAAAQSGAVDAIAPLLGAGAKIDTADSTGDTPLLLAAYSKSFETVKRLIDAKANTARRNKYSKTALMFAAEQGATDIVELLLAQNDGVLNARNSDNKTALALAVEQGHVDIVRLLLKAGALVDTVDNDGNTPFTRAAYEGFTDIMKSLYAAGARLESRDTDGDTALTSAVKGEHHDTVRQLLDWGADMNVRNNDEEAPLDIAEEQDNGIEDLLREEKKRRDKGGSIREPRPAAKEAATPAASDPEPPAPKKRDFSL is encoded by the coding sequence ATGTTCGGTTTCAACAGCGCCGCCAAACGCCAGGAAAAAAGCAATGCCGCCCTGTTCGACGCGATTGCGCGCGGCAGCGTGACCGCGGTTTCCGCCGCGCTGGATGCCGGCGCCGATATCGATGCCACCGATCGCTGGGGCCGCGGCGTGATCGCCAATGCGGTAGAGGGTAACCGTCCGTACATGATTCAGGAACTGGTCTATCGGGGCGCGCAAATCGAGGCGCGCGACACCCATGGGCGCACCCCGCTGCATGCCGCCGCGCAAAGCGGGGCAGTCGATGCGATTGCGCCGCTGCTGGGCGCGGGCGCGAAAATCGACACCGCCGATTCAACGGGCGATACGCCATTGCTGCTGGCGGCCTATAGCAAAAGTTTCGAGACGGTGAAACGGCTGATCGATGCCAAGGCCAACACCGCGCGCCGCAACAAATACAGCAAGACCGCGCTGATGTTCGCGGCCGAACAGGGCGCGACCGATATCGTGGAACTGCTGCTGGCGCAAAACGACGGCGTGCTGAACGCGCGCAACAGCGACAACAAAACCGCGCTGGCGCTGGCAGTCGAACAGGGGCATGTCGATATCGTCCGCCTGCTGCTGAAGGCGGGCGCGCTGGTCGATACCGTCGATAACGACGGCAACACGCCCTTTACCCGCGCCGCCTATGAAGGTTTCACCGATATCATGAAATCGCTCTATGCCGCCGGTGCGCGTCTGGAAAGCCGCGATACAGACGGCGACACCGCGCTGACATCGGCCGTCAAGGGCGAACACCATGACACGGTGCGTCAGCTGCTCGACTGGGGTGCCGATATGAACGTGCGCAACAACGACGAAGAAGCCCCCCTCGACATCGCCGAGGAACAGGACAACGGCATCGAAGACCTGCTGCGCGAAGAAAAGAAACGCCGCGACAAGGGCGGCAGCATCCGCGAACCTCGCCCTGCTGCAAAAGAAGCCGCAACTCCAGCCGCCAGCGACCCCGAACCACCCGCACCCAAAAAGCGGGATTTCAGCTTGTGA